The Halorussus limi genome includes a region encoding these proteins:
- a CDS encoding DUF5788 family protein, with translation MMTQRMSEQQRTELLEQVYQNSGTIGSSIPETVRIEDETVPLREFYFEIADRDHLQETERERIREVLSYLRRQRLQLIRRVREREVDYETGQSLVPRIQSLDRAINAFESLDEPRFEEQVRREKIESARELVDLMQELGKL, from the coding sequence ATGATGACGCAACGAATGAGCGAACAGCAGCGCACGGAACTGCTAGAACAGGTGTACCAGAACAGCGGGACCATCGGCAGTTCGATTCCGGAGACGGTCCGAATCGAAGACGAGACCGTCCCCCTCCGCGAGTTCTACTTCGAGATTGCCGACCGCGACCACCTGCAGGAGACGGAGCGCGAACGCATCCGCGAAGTACTCTCGTATCTCCGCCGGCAGCGATTGCAGCTGATTCGTCGGGTTCGGGAGCGTGAAGTCGACTACGAGACCGGACAGTCGCTGGTCCCCAGAATTCAGAGCCTCGACCGGGCCATCAACGCCTTCGAGTCGCTGGACGAACCGCGCTTCGAAGAGCAGGTGAGACGGGAGAAAATCGAGTCGGCGCGTGAACTGGTCGACCTCATGCAGGAACTCGGAAAGCTCTGA
- a CDS encoding DUF7351 domain-containing protein, whose product MGGTMDSDEFFDILSNSTRIDTLQALANAYEETPADPWLEYNELRTTVGVRDNGNFNYHLDRLGDLLVKGPAGYRLSHVGMVILSTVASGVFDPDWEWGPVDAPGDCQYCDESVQLVYEDGNLWLTCGTDNHTIPLSVPPSVLDSHPDDAVVEQVAVLQNQWSALTRQGICADCSGHVDGDIRYGGVREDHYHYHGECHRCGLHHGVPVGLFVLGHSTVRAFYHERGVDIRTTPFWALDFCEPGSETVLSTDPLRLRIDVTYDDDELRVTLDGDGTVVSTEYP is encoded by the coding sequence ATGGGCGGAACGATGGACTCGGACGAGTTTTTCGACATTTTGAGCAACTCGACCAGGATCGATACTCTCCAAGCGCTGGCGAACGCATACGAAGAGACGCCGGCCGATCCGTGGCTCGAATACAACGAACTCCGCACGACCGTCGGCGTCCGCGACAACGGTAACTTCAACTATCACCTCGACCGACTGGGTGACCTGCTCGTGAAGGGGCCGGCGGGATACCGACTCTCTCACGTCGGCATGGTAATCCTCTCGACAGTCGCCTCCGGCGTCTTCGACCCCGACTGGGAGTGGGGGCCAGTCGACGCACCCGGCGACTGCCAGTACTGTGACGAGTCCGTTCAACTCGTCTACGAGGACGGGAACCTCTGGCTCACCTGCGGGACCGACAACCACACTATTCCGCTGTCGGTGCCACCGAGTGTCCTCGACTCTCATCCGGACGACGCCGTGGTCGAACAGGTCGCCGTGCTACAGAATCAGTGGAGCGCGCTGACCCGTCAGGGAATCTGTGCGGACTGTTCCGGACACGTCGACGGCGATATTCGGTACGGCGGTGTACGCGAGGACCACTACCATTATCACGGCGAGTGCCACCGCTGTGGCCTCCACCACGGCGTTCCCGTCGGCCTGTTCGTACTCGGCCACTCTACCGTTCGGGCATTCTACCACGAGCGCGGGGTCGACATCCGGACGACGCCGTTCTGGGCACTCGACTTTTGTGAACCCGGGAGCGAGACGGTTCTCTCTACGGACCCCCTCCGCCTCCGAATCGACGTAACTTACGACGACGACGAACTCCGCGTCACACTCGACGGGGACGGCACTGTCGTCTCGACTGAGTATCCGTAA
- a CDS encoding archaea-specific SMC-related protein, whose product MNSTSGLTNTARLSVENVGGIDETELALGPGVNVLTGRNATNRTSTLQALMAALGSDRANLKADAERGHVELTIGDDTYTRTLTRTDGDVVATGEPLADDSVLGDLYAFLLEDNESRRAVARGDDLREIIMRPVDTDEIQAEIDRLEREKRELADDLEELSDLERRLPKLVEEETQLERELEETREELEAKKAEIDASDADVDETREEKDALESKLEELQEVRSSLEDARYDIETDRESIERLREELDEYREQKERLPDASAERVDELDSEIDRLRRRKQDVESDITQLQSIIQFNRDMLEDYDSDVLGTLGDADASGDDALTDQLLGDRQEVTCWTCGSAVERDQIESTTEQIREFQSTKRDERRELDTRISELVSERDELEDRLQTREQLERRIAETESEIADREERVEELRIEREGLESQLATLNDEVESLRSEDYDEILDLHREANQLEFECDRLRDEISEVREEIARIEGRLDERESLEAERDEIDADLEELRTRVSRIEGEAIEAFNRHMEELLDVLHYSNLDRIWLERTETEVREGRRKVSKTTFDLHVVRSTESGTAYEDTIDHLSESEREVTGLVFALAGFLVHDVHERMPFMLLDSLEAIDSERIASLVEYFESYVDYVVVALLPEDADALADEYERITDI is encoded by the coding sequence ATGAATTCTACGAGCGGGTTGACGAACACGGCCCGTCTCTCCGTCGAGAACGTCGGCGGCATCGACGAGACGGAACTCGCGCTCGGTCCCGGGGTGAACGTCCTCACCGGCCGCAACGCGACGAACCGAACGTCGACGCTGCAGGCGCTCATGGCCGCCCTCGGGAGCGACAGGGCGAATCTCAAGGCCGACGCCGAACGGGGACACGTGGAACTCACCATCGGCGACGACACCTACACGCGGACGCTCACGCGGACCGACGGTGACGTGGTCGCGACGGGAGAACCGCTGGCCGACGACTCCGTCCTCGGGGACCTCTACGCGTTCCTGCTGGAGGACAACGAGTCGCGGCGAGCGGTCGCCCGAGGCGACGACCTCCGGGAGATAATTATGCGGCCCGTCGACACCGACGAGATACAGGCGGAAATCGACCGACTCGAACGAGAGAAACGCGAACTCGCCGACGACCTCGAAGAGCTCTCCGACCTCGAACGGCGACTGCCCAAACTCGTCGAAGAGGAGACGCAACTCGAACGGGAACTCGAAGAAACCCGCGAAGAACTCGAAGCGAAGAAGGCCGAAATCGACGCCTCGGACGCCGACGTGGACGAGACCCGCGAGGAGAAAGACGCCCTCGAATCGAAACTGGAGGAGCTACAGGAAGTCCGTTCGTCGCTCGAAGACGCGCGCTACGACATCGAAACCGACCGGGAGAGCATCGAGCGACTGCGCGAGGAACTCGACGAGTATCGGGAACAGAAGGAACGACTGCCGGACGCGTCGGCCGAACGAGTCGACGAACTCGACTCGGAGATAGACCGACTCCGCCGGCGGAAACAGGACGTCGAGTCCGACATCACCCAACTCCAGAGCATCATCCAGTTCAACCGGGACATGCTCGAAGACTACGATTCGGACGTCCTCGGGACGCTCGGCGACGCCGACGCGTCGGGCGACGACGCGCTGACCGACCAACTGCTCGGCGACCGTCAGGAGGTCACCTGCTGGACCTGCGGGAGCGCCGTCGAACGCGACCAGATAGAGTCGACGACCGAGCAGATACGAGAGTTCCAGTCGACGAAGCGCGACGAACGTCGCGAACTCGACACTCGGATTTCGGAACTCGTCTCGGAACGCGACGAACTGGAGGACCGACTTCAGACGCGCGAACAGTTGGAGCGACGGATAGCAGAGACCGAGTCCGAAATCGCGGACCGGGAAGAGCGCGTCGAGGAACTGCGAATCGAACGCGAGGGTCTCGAATCGCAACTCGCGACGCTCAACGACGAAGTCGAGTCGCTGCGGAGCGAGGACTACGACGAGATTCTGGACCTCCACCGCGAGGCGAACCAGCTCGAATTCGAGTGCGACCGGCTGAGAGACGAGATTTCGGAGGTCCGGGAGGAGATAGCTCGAATCGAAGGCCGACTCGACGAGCGGGAGTCGCTCGAAGCCGAGCGAGACGAAATCGACGCGGACCTCGAAGAACTGCGGACGCGCGTCTCCCGCATCGAAGGGGAGGCCATCGAAGCGTTCAACCGGCACATGGAGGAACTGCTCGACGTTCTCCACTACTCGAATCTCGACCGCATCTGGCTCGAACGGACTGAAACCGAGGTCCGCGAGGGACGGCGCAAGGTATCGAAGACGACGTTCGACCTGCACGTCGTGCGCAGTACCGAGTCGGGCACCGCCTACGAGGACACCATCGACCACCTGAGCGAGAGCGAGCGTGAGGTGACGGGTCTCGTGTTCGCACTCGCGGGGTTCCTCGTCCACGACGTTCACGAGCGCATGCCGTTCATGCTGTTGGACTCGCTGGAAGCCATCGACTCCGAGCGCATCGCGTCGCTCGTGGAGTACTTCGAGTCCTACGTCGATTACGTGGTCGTCGCACTCCTCCCCGAGGACGCCGACGCTCTCGCGGACGAGTACGAGCGAATCACCGACATCTGA
- the rdfA gene encoding rod-determining factor RdfA, giving the protein MTDESTGGSGRGTAADPDRRSKVGRVIAERNLDGLGEELERRWTGDARERHSLRELADYFNRRVLRAAMDEQGIDVLDGEVENFYELLTGESVSGGMEVQTERRLERDGLDVAALKSDFVSHQAVHTYLTKYRGAESTSNDSESKTPETRTTLQQLRSRVQAVTETSLDALRSADELTLGDFDVYVDVRITCNDCQSQYSVGELLDRGRCQCE; this is encoded by the coding sequence ATGACGGACGAATCTACGGGCGGGTCCGGTCGGGGGACCGCGGCGGACCCCGACCGGCGGAGCAAAGTCGGCCGAGTCATCGCGGAGCGGAACCTCGACGGCTTGGGCGAGGAGTTAGAGCGGCGTTGGACCGGCGACGCCCGAGAGCGCCACAGTCTCCGCGAACTCGCGGACTACTTCAACCGCCGCGTCCTCCGCGCGGCGATGGACGAGCAGGGCATCGATGTCCTTGACGGCGAAGTCGAGAACTTCTACGAACTCCTGACGGGCGAGAGCGTCTCCGGCGGGATGGAGGTCCAGACCGAGCGCCGACTCGAACGCGACGGTCTCGACGTGGCGGCCCTCAAATCGGACTTCGTCTCTCACCAAGCGGTTCACACCTACCTGACGAAGTATCGGGGCGCGGAGTCGACTTCGAACGACTCCGAGTCCAAGACGCCCGAGACTCGGACGACGCTCCAGCAACTCCGGAGTCGAGTACAGGCGGTCACGGAAACGTCGCTCGACGCGCTCCGGAGCGCGGACGAGTTGACCCTCGGGGACTTCGACGTCTACGTCGACGTTCGCATCACGTGCAACGACTGCCAGTCGCAGTACTCGGTCGGCGAACTGCTCGACCGCGGTCGCTGTCAGTGCGAGTAG
- a CDS encoding IclR family transcriptional regulator has product MTGESNTPVRTTARSFDIIETLHELDGACLTDISAHLDLPDSTVHNHLRTLVQRGYVVRNDNTYRVSLRFLEIGEYARSRRKICEVAKSEIDELAAETDESASLLVEEDGQGVYVYDAQADTSIPLDTYPGKHVSLHATALGKAILAYLPDSRVEEILDQRGLPAQTAKTITDREVLARELETIRETGYAVDSEERVRGVRCVAVAIKNENGQVIGAISVSGPSSRIDADPDERLLEELRRAKNIIELKLAHA; this is encoded by the coding sequence ATGACTGGCGAGTCGAACACCCCCGTTCGGACGACAGCCCGGTCGTTCGACATCATCGAAACCCTGCACGAACTCGACGGGGCCTGCCTCACGGATATCTCCGCCCACCTCGATTTGCCCGACAGCACGGTCCACAACCACCTCCGAACGCTCGTCCAGCGAGGGTACGTCGTCAGGAACGACAACACCTACCGCGTCAGCCTCAGGTTCCTCGAAATCGGTGAGTACGCCCGGTCCCGACGGAAAATCTGCGAGGTGGCCAAATCGGAAATCGACGAGTTGGCCGCCGAGACCGACGAGTCGGCCAGCCTCCTCGTGGAGGAGGACGGGCAGGGCGTGTACGTGTACGACGCGCAGGCCGACACCTCCATTCCGCTCGACACCTATCCCGGGAAGCACGTCTCGCTTCACGCCACCGCGCTCGGGAAGGCCATCCTCGCGTACCTGCCCGATAGCCGAGTCGAGGAGATACTCGACCAGCGAGGGTTACCGGCACAGACCGCGAAGACGATAACCGACCGCGAGGTACTCGCGAGGGAACTGGAGACGATTCGAGAGACCGGGTACGCCGTCGATAGCGAGGAGCGCGTCCGCGGCGTCCGCTGCGTCGCCGTCGCCATCAAGAACGAGAACGGGCAGGTAATCGGCGCGATAAGCGTCTCGGGCCCGTCGAGTCGCATCGACGCCGACCCGGACGAGCGACTGTTGGAGGAACTCCGGCGGGCGAAGAACATCATCGAGTTGAAACTGGCCCACGCGTAG
- a CDS encoding glycoside hydrolase family 18 protein yields MPDEEKPASSSIGRKLTPDASRRKFLRGTGAAVVTGALASNSAQAHGDYGNRVVGYYPAWAGDYSPADVPYDKLTHLNFAFVEPQSDGTVAVSDSSKQSTLEELSTYDDKNTVFLLSISSGWYSGTFSDAASTAERRQRFAKTAVDLMLKYNFDGLDLDWEYPDGSVRAEDPHNFTLLLEACRNELDSRVGSWAHLTMAASPNPNIADDAYEVGTISDYLDHVNVMTYDYHGDWSDVTNFNAPFDSPPEGPSSSSWNTTSHMQHWAGKPIANDKLLMGMPFYGRSYTGVSSTNDGLFNSFDSASSETFYNIRENIKPQSDYEYHWHPDAKVPWLYSAAENTFVCYDNVDSISNKVDFVKNNGFGGAMCWELSQDPSNTLIAAMHDRLH; encoded by the coding sequence ATGCCAGACGAAGAGAAACCAGCGTCGAGTAGCATCGGACGGAAACTGACCCCGGACGCGTCGCGACGGAAGTTCCTCCGAGGGACGGGGGCCGCGGTGGTGACGGGGGCGCTCGCCTCGAACAGCGCGCAGGCCCACGGCGACTACGGCAATCGCGTCGTCGGCTACTACCCCGCGTGGGCCGGCGATTACTCGCCTGCGGACGTGCCCTACGACAAACTCACGCACCTCAACTTCGCCTTCGTCGAACCCCAGTCGGACGGGACGGTCGCGGTCAGCGACTCGTCGAAGCAGAGCACGCTCGAAGAACTGTCGACGTACGACGACAAGAACACCGTCTTCCTCCTTTCCATCAGTTCCGGGTGGTACTCCGGCACGTTCTCGGACGCCGCGTCGACCGCCGAGCGACGCCAGCGGTTCGCCAAGACCGCCGTCGACCTGATGCTGAAGTACAACTTCGACGGCCTCGACTTGGACTGGGAGTACCCCGACGGGTCGGTGCGGGCCGAGGACCCGCACAACTTCACGCTCCTGCTCGAGGCGTGTCGCAACGAACTCGATTCGCGTGTCGGGTCGTGGGCGCACCTGACGATGGCGGCGTCGCCCAATCCGAACATCGCCGACGACGCGTACGAGGTCGGGACCATCAGCGACTACCTCGACCACGTCAACGTCATGACCTACGACTACCACGGCGACTGGAGCGACGTCACCAACTTCAACGCACCGTTCGACTCGCCGCCCGAGGGTCCCAGTAGTTCGAGTTGGAACACCACCAGCCACATGCAACACTGGGCCGGCAAGCCGATAGCGAACGACAAGCTCCTCATGGGCATGCCGTTCTACGGCCGCTCCTACACCGGCGTCTCGTCCACCAACGACGGCCTGTTCAACTCGTTCGACTCCGCGTCCTCGGAGACGTTCTACAACATCCGGGAGAACATCAAACCGCAGTCTGACTACGAGTACCACTGGCATCCGGACGCGAAGGTGCCGTGGCTCTACTCCGCGGCGGAGAACACGTTCGTCTGCTACGACAACGTCGACTCCATCTCGAACAAGGTGGATTTCGTGAAGAACAACGGGTTCGGCGGAGCGATGTGCTGGGAACTCTCCCAAGACCCCAGCAACACTCTCATCGCCGCGATGCACGACCGACTCCACTGA
- a CDS encoding glycoside hydrolase family 18 protein, which yields MSEQKVSNQRRKFMKRTGALAALSTVGGVAGASSGSSESGPSSGKRVVGYYPSWAGDYSPRDVPYDKLTHLNYAFLEPKSTGEVKLAVNGDAAPELLDEFRAVTHEQPDTSFVFSIQAEWYSGRFSDAALTAERRERFARTAIELVREYNFDGIDIDWEYPDGTIRESDPHNLTLLLREIRRQLDAAEQEDGQRYELSMAASANPSIIDTQEVGAFSDDVDYLNVMNYDFHGTWDDRTHFNAPLYPVPDAPNAKPSFTADHAMRYWAGKPIAKRKLTFGLPFYGRTFESVQNEHADDHGLFQPFEGGSARSFGDIAENVRHGTDYEYHWHPEARVPWLYSEADDVFISYDDRHSVKEKTKYTVDNGFGGMMCWELSQDPDNVLLETIDRHISHP from the coding sequence ATGTCCGAGCAAAAAGTAAGCAATCAGCGGCGCAAATTCATGAAACGCACCGGTGCGCTGGCAGCGCTGTCGACGGTCGGCGGCGTCGCCGGAGCGAGTAGTGGGTCGAGCGAGAGCGGTCCTTCGTCGGGGAAGCGAGTCGTCGGCTACTACCCTTCGTGGGCGGGCGACTACTCGCCCCGAGACGTACCGTACGACAAACTCACCCACCTCAACTACGCCTTCCTCGAACCGAAGTCCACCGGAGAGGTCAAACTCGCTGTCAACGGCGATGCCGCGCCCGAACTCCTCGACGAGTTCCGCGCGGTGACTCACGAACAACCCGACACGTCGTTCGTGTTCTCGATACAGGCCGAGTGGTACTCCGGTCGCTTCTCCGACGCCGCGCTCACGGCCGAACGGCGCGAGCGATTCGCCCGGACTGCCATCGAACTCGTGCGCGAGTACAACTTCGACGGTATCGACATCGACTGGGAGTACCCCGACGGCACGATTCGGGAGAGCGACCCGCACAACCTGACGCTCCTCCTGCGCGAAATCCGGAGACAACTCGACGCCGCGGAGCAGGAGGACGGCCAACGATACGAGTTGAGCATGGCGGCGTCGGCCAACCCGTCGATAATCGACACGCAGGAAGTGGGCGCGTTCAGCGACGACGTGGACTACCTCAACGTGATGAACTACGACTTCCACGGGACGTGGGACGACCGGACCCACTTCAACGCGCCGCTCTATCCCGTGCCGGACGCGCCCAACGCGAAACCGTCGTTCACCGCCGACCACGCCATGCGCTACTGGGCCGGGAAACCGATAGCCAAGCGGAAACTCACCTTCGGGCTTCCGTTCTACGGTCGCACCTTCGAGAGCGTCCAGAACGAACACGCCGACGACCACGGTCTGTTCCAGCCGTTCGAGGGCGGTTCCGCCCGCTCGTTCGGGGACATCGCGGAGAACGTCCGGCACGGCACCGACTACGAGTACCACTGGCACCCCGAGGCGCGCGTGCCGTGGCTCTACTCCGAGGCGGACGACGTGTTCATCTCCTACGACGACCGCCACTCCGTCAAGGAGAAGACGAAGTACACGGTCGACAACGGCTTCGGCGGGATGATGTGCTGGGAACTCTCCCAAGACCCCGACAACGTCCTGCTGGAGACGATAGACCGGCACATCTCTCATCCCTGA
- a CDS encoding creatininase family protein, with protein MLPTGRSSSAAWAAKTRREIRETGAADGSVVVVPVGSIEQHGHHLPVATDTLLADAVAHRGAERAADDVPVLVTPPVWSGFSPHHTSLGGTLTLELEDLLAVLEDVADSALESGFDGICFVNGHGGNASIIDNVVSTVGKSHPDAEVTGLTYFQLAEPFIDEIRESDVGGMAHGGEFETSLLLHLHPDLVTMAEADAEYLDEPYERGTQDLLVGGALSTYREFEEYSASGAIGDPSLASAEKGEELFDRLGDELADVFRSVSEQAR; from the coding sequence ATGCTCCCAACAGGACGCTCCTCGTCCGCCGCGTGGGCGGCGAAGACTCGACGCGAAATCCGCGAGACCGGAGCTGCCGACGGATCGGTCGTCGTCGTACCGGTCGGAAGCATCGAACAGCACGGTCACCACCTTCCCGTCGCCACCGACACGCTACTGGCCGACGCGGTCGCTCACCGCGGCGCGGAACGCGCCGCGGACGACGTACCGGTGCTCGTGACGCCGCCGGTCTGGTCCGGGTTCTCGCCCCACCACACCTCGCTGGGCGGCACGTTGACGCTCGAACTGGAGGATCTCCTCGCAGTCTTGGAGGACGTGGCCGACAGCGCGCTCGAAAGCGGATTCGACGGCATCTGCTTCGTCAACGGGCACGGGGGCAACGCCTCCATCATCGACAACGTCGTGAGTACGGTGGGGAAATCGCACCCCGACGCGGAAGTGACCGGGCTGACGTACTTCCAACTCGCGGAACCGTTCATCGACGAGATTCGGGAGAGCGACGTGGGCGGCATGGCTCACGGCGGCGAGTTCGAAACCTCGCTCTTGCTCCACCTCCACCCAGACCTCGTGACGATGGCGGAGGCGGACGCCGAGTACCTCGACGAACCGTACGAGCGCGGGACGCAGGACCTGCTCGTCGGCGGCGCGCTCTCGACCTACCGGGAGTTCGAGGAGTACTCCGCGTCGGGCGCTATCGGCGACCCGTCGTTGGCGAGCGCAGAGAAAGGCGAGGAGTTGTTCGACCGACTGGGCGACGAACTGGCCGACGTGTTCCGGTCGGTCTCCGAGCAGGCGCGATAG
- the nagZ gene encoding beta-N-acetylhexosaminidase has protein sequence MDANTTHSDVESTVSSLSLDAKVGQLFVAGFDGTAPTAEIEALVAERHLGSVIYFSRNVESPAQLRTLSRTLQGFVPDGGPPLLVSIDQEGGRVARLSWGTQQPSAMAFGAADDPELAVRAGRAVGRELRSLGIDVDLAPVLDVNNNPDNPVIGVRSFGERPETVAELGTAFADGLQDANVVACGKHFPGHGDTAIDSHRDLPVIDHDRDRLDRVELRPFRRAVDAGIGAVMTTHVAFPTIAADAERPATLSPRVVTGLLREELGFDGLVFTDCMEMDAIADGVGTVEGCVQAVEAGCDQICVSHTPEKQRAAIDAVVAAVESGRISESRIDESVRRVLRAKRAYGAGTVGDEAESEAAASDCRAVARSVAERAVTLVRDDGDALPLPREPVSVYEFDATRSSLAEERRDDSGALAAALSDAGATVDATVLDPGETPEFAASDAPTVVRTSDAAADPEQAAAVRDLLAADASAVVVATRNPYDLAEFPDVETYLTTYDATPPSLAAVAEVLVGDREPTGRLPVTMPDER, from the coding sequence ATGGACGCTAACACGACTCATTCCGACGTCGAATCGACCGTTTCGTCGCTGTCGCTCGACGCGAAGGTGGGACAGTTATTCGTCGCTGGTTTCGACGGGACCGCTCCGACCGCCGAAATCGAGGCGCTGGTCGCCGAGCGCCACCTCGGCAGCGTCATCTACTTCAGTCGCAACGTCGAGTCGCCCGCCCAACTCCGGACGCTCTCTCGGACGCTACAGGGGTTCGTGCCCGACGGCGGGCCGCCGCTGCTCGTAAGCATCGACCAGGAGGGCGGCCGGGTCGCGCGACTCTCGTGGGGGACCCAACAGCCGAGCGCGATGGCGTTCGGCGCGGCCGACGACCCCGAATTGGCGGTGCGGGCCGGCCGAGCGGTCGGGCGCGAACTCCGGTCGCTGGGCATCGACGTGGACCTCGCGCCCGTCCTCGACGTGAACAACAACCCCGACAACCCGGTCATCGGCGTTCGCTCGTTCGGCGAGCGTCCCGAGACCGTCGCGGAACTCGGCACCGCGTTCGCCGACGGGTTACAGGACGCGAACGTCGTGGCCTGCGGGAAGCACTTCCCGGGACACGGCGACACCGCGATCGATTCCCACCGCGACTTGCCGGTCATCGACCACGACCGCGACCGCCTCGACCGCGTCGAACTCCGGCCGTTTCGCCGGGCCGTCGACGCCGGTATCGGCGCCGTCATGACGACTCACGTCGCGTTCCCGACCATCGCGGCGGACGCCGAGCGCCCGGCGACGCTCTCGCCCCGCGTCGTCACGGGTCTCCTCCGCGAGGAACTCGGCTTCGACGGACTCGTCTTCACCGACTGCATGGAGATGGACGCCATCGCCGACGGCGTCGGGACGGTCGAAGGCTGCGTGCAGGCGGTCGAAGCGGGCTGTGACCAGATTTGCGTCTCACACACGCCGGAGAAACAGCGCGCGGCCATCGACGCCGTCGTGGCCGCCGTCGAATCCGGACGTATTTCGGAGTCGCGCATCGACGAATCGGTCCGGCGCGTTCTCCGGGCGAAGCGGGCGTACGGCGCGGGCACCGTCGGCGACGAAGCGGAGTCGGAGGCCGCCGCCTCGGACTGTCGCGCCGTCGCGCGGAGCGTCGCCGAACGCGCCGTCACGCTCGTCCGCGACGACGGCGACGCCCTGCCGCTTCCCCGGGAACCCGTCTCGGTTTACGAGTTCGACGCCACCCGGAGTTCGCTCGCCGAGGAACGCCGCGACGACAGCGGTGCGCTCGCAGCGGCGCTCTCGGACGCGGGGGCGACGGTGGACGCGACGGTTCTCGACCCCGGCGAGACGCCCGAGTTCGCGGCGTCCGACGCCCCGACGGTCGTGCGAACGTCCGACGCCGCCGCGGACCCCGAGCAGGCGGCCGCGGTTCGGGACCTCCTCGCGGCAGACGCGAGCGCGGTGGTCGTCGCGACCCGCAATCCCTACGACCTCGCCGAGTTCCCGGACGTCGAGACGTATCTGACGACGTACGACGCCACTCCCCCGTCGCTCGCGGCCGTCGCGGAGGTGCTCGTCGGCGACCGGGAACCGACCGGCCGACTCCCGGTCACGATGCCCGACGAGCGGTGA
- a CDS encoding exo-beta-N-acetylmuramidase NamZ family protein yields the protein MVQLGVERLLDDRSGAVEGDRLGLITNPSGTDSDLNTTIDLLDDRDAFDLRKLFGPEHGIRGDAQAGVKVDDSTDDRTGLPVKSLYGEQRQLRPEMVSDVDTVIYDMQDVGCRFYTLIYTLAYALEGVAEAGKRMVVLDRPNPIAPVSVTGNRVEESASSFVGAYELPIVHGLTVGELATYFNEEFDIGATLEVVEMRDWSRSDWFSDTDLPWVYPSPNMPTPGTATLYPGMGFFEGTNLSEGRGTTKPFELVGAPWIDAAEWAAELSAQNLDGVAFRPAYFSPTFSKHEHENVTGVQVHVLDRDAVDPVMVGLTVLASAFTSHDECEWIKYDDEFFVDKLAGGSYLRETIDAADSTSEPREIAADVTAHWEDDLAEFADVRGKYLRY from the coding sequence ATGGTTCAACTGGGCGTAGAACGCTTGTTAGACGACCGCTCCGGCGCGGTCGAGGGCGACCGACTCGGACTCATCACGAACCCCTCCGGGACCGACAGCGACCTCAACACCACAATCGACCTGCTCGACGACCGCGACGCGTTCGACCTCCGGAAACTGTTCGGCCCCGAACACGGCATCCGGGGCGACGCGCAGGCGGGCGTCAAGGTCGACGACAGCACCGACGACCGAACCGGTCTCCCGGTCAAGAGCCTCTACGGCGAACAGCGACAACTCCGCCCGGAGATGGTGTCGGACGTGGACACCGTCATCTACGACATGCAGGACGTCGGGTGTCGCTTCTACACGCTCATCTACACGCTGGCGTACGCGCTCGAAGGCGTCGCCGAGGCCGGAAAGCGCATGGTCGTCCTCGACCGACCGAACCCCATCGCGCCGGTGTCGGTCACGGGCAACCGGGTCGAGGAGTCGGCGTCCTCGTTCGTCGGCGCGTACGAACTCCCCATCGTTCACGGCCTGACGGTCGGCGAACTGGCGACGTACTTCAACGAGGAGTTCGACATCGGCGCGACGCTCGAAGTCGTCGAGATGCGCGACTGGTCGCGTTCGGACTGGTTCTCCGACACCGACCTGCCGTGGGTGTACCCCTCGCCGAACATGCCGACGCCGGGAACCGCGACGCTGTACCCCGGCATGGGCTTCTTCGAGGGGACGAACCTCTCGGAGGGCCGCGGGACGACCAAGCCCTTCGAACTCGTCGGCGCGCCGTGGATAGACGCCGCCGAGTGGGCAGCGGAACTGTCGGCCCAGAACCTCGACGGCGTCGCGTTCCGCCCGGCGTACTTCTCCCCGACATTCTCGAAGCACGAACACGAGAACGTGACCGGCGTGCAGGTCCACGTCCTCGACCGCGACGCCGTGGACCCCGTGATGGTCGGTCTCACGGTCCTCGCGTCGGCGTTCACCTCTCACGACGAGTGCGAGTGGATAAAGTACGACGACGAGTTCTTCGTGGACAAACTCGCCGGCGGTAGCTACCTGCGCGAGACTATCGACGCCGCCGACTCTACGAGCGAACCCCGCGAAATCGCGGCGGACGTCACCGCCCACTGGGAGGACGACCTCGCCGAGTTCGCCGACGTGCGCGGGAAGTACCTCCGCTACTGA